A stretch of the Capra hircus breed San Clemente unplaced genomic scaffold, ASM170441v1, whole genome shotgun sequence genome encodes the following:
- the CUNHXorf40A gene encoding LOW QUALITY PROTEIN: protein CXorf40A homolog (The sequence of the model RefSeq protein was modified relative to this genomic sequence to represent the inferred CDS: substituted 1 base at 1 genomic stop codon): MKFSCLSSRQPSTGFVLNSVXILEMWWQPILCSHWHCILAAHMAHWDWEDASWRELLEQMLGMSPAQIQALLWDGDKFGHGVIMGLVDIGDTFLCPENIGHDEVKELENQALLPALGQKYLTVLTNPCWLLQPIPGWAGKDMFQVDIPEHLIPFGQEACPDWVPKRKVTLTLL, encoded by the exons ATGAAGTTCAGCTGTCTGTCCTCCCGACAGCCTTCCACGGGTTTCGTCTTAAACAGTGTTTAGATCCTGGAGATGTGGTGGCAGCCCATCCTATGCAGCCACTGGCACTGTATCCTAGCAGCCCACATGGCACACTGGGACTGGGAGGACGCATCCTGGCGGGAGCTGCTGGAGCAGATGCTGGGGATGAGCCCCGCCCAGATACAGGCCTTGCTGTGGGATGGGGACAAGTTCGGCCATGGAGTGATCATGG GTCTGGTGGACATTGGGGACACTTTTCTGTGCCCAGAAAACATAGGTCATGACGAGGTGAAGGAGCTGGAGAATCAAGCCCTGCTACCAGCCCTGGGACAGAAGTACCTGACTGTGCTTACCAACCCCTGCTGGCTGCTGCAGCCCATCCCAGGGTGGGCCGGAAAGGACATGTTCCAGGTGGACATCCCTGAGCACCTGATCCCCTTTGGTCAGGAGGCCTGTCCAGACTGGGTTCCTAAGAGGAAG GTGACCCTTACCCTGCTGTAA
- the LOC102189842 gene encoding LOW QUALITY PROTEIN: heat shock transcription factor, X-linked-like (The sequence of the model RefSeq protein was modified relative to this genomic sequence to represent the inferred CDS: substituted 1 base at 1 genomic stop codon) produces MASQSSDEACAAPLAPSTDGEPTAGDLPDSSLDANVDSGEVLGKQGDQTESPHPGSQDNLPPQGLNPETANEEENNTVLGLSFPRKLWRIMEDAAFTSGSLNDEGDMVVIETDLFQMEFLQHRGTDRIFDKDSIKSVICELNLYGFSKIHPLDHSAGKNRMMIYHNSNFQRDKPLLLQNIQRKGYPRTTAQPVNGATTTPKKKKXAMVTRRSPRFHHNESTQEADKKVQNGNPTAHGSPSRHSHVFSGLWSTGSVAGWARANHLSSEQGDPSGEGTSSNGTSVLLATAERDSAGELPKSPPEYPGYGSVMTLYNTCYSILMAALLVMAPNEALEVEEEQEESSDYKCALREQFKDNPNP; encoded by the exons ATGGCTAGTCAGAGTTCAGATGAGGCATGTGCAGCCCCACTGGCCCCATCAACTGATGGGGAGCCCACAGCAGGGGACCTCCCTGATTCCTCCCTGGATGCAAATGTGGATTCAGGGGAGGTTTTGGGGAAGCAGGGTGACCAAACTGAGAGCCCACATCCGGGCTCCCAAGACAACCTGCCCCCACAGGGCCTGAACCCAGAAACAGCCAATGAGGAAGAGAACAACACCGTCCTTGGGCTGTCCTTCCCCAGGAAGCTCTGGAGGATCATGGAGGATGCGGCCTTCACCTCTGGGAGCTTGAATGACGAGGGAGACATGGTGGTCATCGAGACAGATCTCTTCCAGATGGAGTTCCTCCAGCACAGAGGCACGGACAGGATCTTCGACAAAGACAGCATCAAGAGTGTCATCTGTGAACTGAACCTGTATGGGTTCAGTAAAATCCACCCTTTGGATCACTCTGCAGGGAAGAACAGGATGATG ATTTATCACAACTCCAACTTTCAAAGAGACAAGCCTCTCCTCCTGCAGAACATCCAGAGAAAAGGCTACCCCAGAACAACTGCTCAGCCCGTCAATGGAGCAACAACTACGCCGAAGAAAAAGAAGTGAGCAATGGTGACCAGACGCTCTCCTCGATTCCATCACAATGAGTCCACCCAAGAGGCTGACAAGAAAGTTCAGAATGGAAACCCAACTGCTCATGGAAGCCCCAGCCGGCACTCACATGTGTTCTCTGGCCTTTGGTCTACGGGCAGTGTAGCCGGGTGGGCTAGGGCAAACCATCTCTCCAGTGAACAGGGCGACCCCAGTGGAGAGGGTACATCCAGCAATGGCACGTCTGTACTCCTAGCTACCGCTGAAAGGGACAGTGCAGGGGAACTGCCCAAGAGCCCCCCAGAGTATCCAGGTTATGGTTCGGTGATGACTCTGTACAACACCTGTTACTCCATCCTGATGGCGGCCCTTTTAGTCATGGCCCCAAATGAGGCCCTTGAggtggaggaggagcaggaagagTCCTCAGATTACAAGTGTGCCCTCCGTGAGCAGTTCAAGGACAACCCCAATCCCTGA